AAGCCAATGCAAAAGCGGACTCAGGTAAAGTATCAACCTTACCCAAAGGAATTGATGGCGTAACGTTGGATAAGATCAGAGCCATTTTTCAACAAGCTGATGCTGTTAATATTACCGCCGATGAAGCCGGAGAACGAATAGGTGCTAGCCGAACCACCGCCAGACGCTATTTAGAGTTTTTGATTACGACTGGCGAGTTAGTCGCGGACTTAAATTACGGTACCGTAGGGCGCCCAGAGCGCTGCTATAACAAAGCGCAAAGATAAACACGACATCATCAAAATAAATATAAAGCCAGTTGAATAAGCTGGTTTTATCTTTCTCTTCCTTTCCTATTGCTCACTCCACCGACCAGATACCGTTCTTTCTTGACTACAATGTTTGAGAATGCTGATTTGCTTCTCCCTCGGGCCAAATGAACGGAGCTATCGATTAGAATTTGTTCGAAATGAGTCAATATTTAATCGATTGCTTTCACAGTGGTTGATGTAAATCAAATAGTCATAGACAATACCGTCCCGAATAGAGGTGATAGCTTTCACCCTCGTTTACCAAACGCATTCTCAAATTTAATAGGCGCTTACTATTGATGTAATAGTTAAGACCTATTATCTATTTTCGTATGTCGCTGATACCTTTGGCGAATACTAAAAACCTTGTTTTTATAGGAAAGATGATGGTAATACCTGAAAACAGCAGCATCGTTATTTTTGGTGCGTCGGGAGATCTAACTTACCGCAAGTTAATTCCTGCTCTATACCACCTGTATGCTAGCAATCAACTACCAGAATCCTTTGCGATTCTTGGAGTGAGCCGTACTGAGTACAGCGATGAGTCTTACCGTGAGAAGCTGAAGAAGTCTCTTCAGGAAATGGAAAAAACTGAGCCAGAGACGCTGAATGCATTTATTGAACATCTGCATTATCAAGCGATCAACACTTCAGATGTAGACGACTACGCTCGTTTAGCACAACGTCTAGACAAGCTTGAGCAAGACTACCAATTCGAAAACCATAACACACTGTTCTACTTGGCAACCCCGCCAAGCCTATACGGTGTGATCCCAGCAAACCTTGCTGCGCATGGCCTTAACGATGAATCGAATGGCTGGCGCCGTCTGATCATCGAGAAGCCATTTGGTTACGACTTAGCATCAGCTCAAGCGTTGGATGAAGAAATCCATCATCACTTCCAAGAACACCAGATCTACCGTATCGACCATTACCTTGGTAAAGAGACGGTTCAAAACCTTTTAGTGCTTCGTTTCTCAAACGCGATGTTTGAACCACTGTGGAACCGTAACTTTATTGAATACGTTGAAATCACAGGTGCTGAGTTCCTTGGCGTTGAAGAGCGTGGCGGCTACTACGATGGTTCTGGTGCAGTTCGTGACATGTTCCAAAACCACCTGCTACAAGTGTTAGCCATGGTGGGTATGGAACCGCCTGCTCAAATCAATGCTGATTCTATTCGTGACGAAGTGGTTAAAGTGCTTCAGTGTCTGAAACCATTAGAAGAAGATGATCTGCGTAAAGACTTAGTATTAGGTCAGTACACAGCATCAGATGTTCGTGGTCAGCACTTACTAGGTTACCGTGAAGAGCATGGTGTAGCGGATGATTCTCGTACCGAGACTTACATCGGCTTAAAAGCTCACATCAACAACTGGCGTTGGAATGGGGTTCCATTCTATGTACGTACTGGTAAACGTTTACCAACGCGCGTAACGGAAATCGTGATTCACTTTAAGAACACGCCGCACCCAGTATTTGGTCAAGATGCACCAGAAAACAAACTGATTATCCGTATCCAACCGGATGAAGGTATTCAGATGAGTTTTGGCTTAAAAGAGCCAGGTGCAGGCTTCAAAGCAAAAGAAGTGAAAATGAACTTCTCTTACTCTGACTTGCCTGAAACTCAGATGCTGACGGCTTATGAGCGTCTTCTTCTTGATGCACTGAACGGTGATGCGACTCTGTTTGCACGTACCGATGCGGTAGAAGCATGTTGGAAGTACGTTCAACCAATCTTAGACTTCAAGCAAGACCCTCAAGCGCTGTTTGGCTATGCTTGTGGTACTTGGGGCCCACAGGAAGCGGATGAACTTCTGCAACGTGATGGCCGCGCATGGCGTTTCCCATGCAAAAACTTAACAGACACGGATTACTGCGAACTATGATCAATCACAAGATCTTTGCAACGCCTGAACTGGTTGTTGAAAACCTAGCAAATGAAATGAAAGCATACAGCGAGCAGGGCAAACCTGTTCACATTTCACTGTCTGGTGGCAGCACGCCAAAAATGCTTTTCAAGCTTTTAGCTGAGGCGCCTTACGCGGAAGGTATTCAATGGAATAACCTTCACTTCTGGTGGGGCGACGAACGTTGCGTGGCACCAGACGACGCCGAAAGTAACTACGGTGAAGCAAACGCATTGTTGTTTACACAAGTAAACCTTCCTGCTGAAAACATCCACCGCATCCGTGGTGAAGATGAGCCAAAAGCAGAAGCAGCGCGTTTTGCAAAAGAGATGGCAGACGTGATTCCAACAGAAAACGGCACACCTGTTTTCGATTGGATCCTGCTAGGTGTTGGCGCAGACGGCCACACAGCTTCACTATTCCCGGGTGTAACTGACTACCAAGATGAGAACCTATCTGTACTGGCTTCTCACCCTGAGTCTGGTCAAATCCGTGTTTCTAAAACAGCAAAAGTTTTAGAAGCAGCAAAACGAATCAGCTACCTAGTACTGGGTGCAGGTAAAGTTGAGATCGTTAAAGAAATTCATACAACTCCTGCTTCAGAGTTGCCTTACCCGGCAGCGAAAATCCAGTCTAAAACTGGCGAAACAGAGTGGTTCCTAGATTCAAATGCAGCAAGTGCTATCGCATAAGTGCGAATAGCCGCAAGGAGATAAAATAATGAAAGGTGATATCGGTGTAATTGGCCTAGCAGTAATGGGTCAGAACCTTATCCTAAACATGAACGACCACGGCTTCAAAGTGGTGGCTCATAACCGTACTGCTGCTAAAGTAGACGAGTTCCTAGAAGGTCCAGCTAAAGGTACTAACATTGTTGGTGCTTACTCTTTAGAAGAGCTAGTTGAGAAACTAGAAACACCACGTAAAGTGATGCTTATGGTTCGTGCTGGTGACGTTGTAGACACGTTCATCGAAAACCTAATCCCACTTCTAGACGAAGGCGACATCATCATTGATGGTGGTAACACTAACTACCCAGACACTAACCGTCGTGTAGCGCATTGCCGTGAGAAAGGCATCCACTTCATCGGTACTGGTGTATCTGGTGGTGAAGAAGGTGCTCGTTTCGGTCCTTCAATCATGCCAGGCGGCGCGGCTGAAGCTTGGGAAGCGGTTAAGCCAATCTTCCAAGGTATCTCTGCAAAAACTGACGCTGGTGAGCCTTGTTGTGACTGGGTTGGTAACGATGGTGCTGGTCACTTCGTTAAGATGGTACACAACGGCATCGAATACGGTGACATGCAGCTTATCACTGAAGCATACCAGTTCATGAAAGATGGCCTAGGTATGTCTGCTGACGAGATGCAAGCGGTATTCGCTGACTGGAACAAGACTGAGCTAGACAGCTACCTAGTTGAAATCACTGCTGACATCCTTGGCTACAAAGATGAAGACGGTGAAGCGTTAGTTGAGAAGATCCTAGATACTGCAGGCCAAAAAGGTACGGGTAAGTGGACTGGTATCAACGCACTAGACCTAGGTATCCCACTGACTCTAATCTCTGAGTCTGTATTCTCTCGTTGCCTGTCTGCTCTTAAAGACCAACGTGTTGAAGCTGAAGCTTTGTTTGAGAAGACAATCACTCCAGTTGAAGGCGACAAGCAAGAGTGGGTTGATGCACTACGTCAAGCTCTACTGGCTTCTAAGATCATCTCTTACGCTCAAGGTTTCATGCTAATGCGTGAAGCATCGAACGAAAACGGCTGGGACCTAAACTACGGTAACGTAGCGCTAATGTGGCGTGGTGGTTGTATCATCCGTTCTGCATTCCTAGGCAACATTCGTGATGCGTACGAAGCAAACCCAGACATCGCGTTCCTGGGTTCTGACGAGTACTTCAAAAACATCCTACAAGGCAGCCTAGTAGCATGGCGTAAAGTAGCAGCGAAATCTCTAGAGTCTGGTATCCCAATGCCATGTACGATTTCTGCGCTATCTTTCCTAGACGGTTACACAACTGCACGTCTACCAGCTAACCTGCTTCAAGCTCAACGTGACTACTTCGGTGCTCACACATACGAGCGTACTGACCGTCCACGTGGTGAGTTCTTCCACACAAACTGGACTGGTACAGGCGGCGACACTGCTTCTACAACTTACGACGTATAATCGTTAGTTAGAATCAGTTAAGAACTTTGTTGTTCTTATTAGCTGTAAACTAGAAAACAAAAGGATGCCAATTGGCATCCTTTTTTGTTGGTTCTTAAAGAGAGTCATGTAAAGTAAATTTAATACAACCCGTTAAGCGAGCGCAGCTTGTGGACTTTGCATATCACTGTATTGCTCTCGTATCGAAATGAAGTCATCTAGGTTGTGCTTCAGCGCAGACACACACTCAGGATCAAACATCAGCCCAGTATGCGCTTCAATGTAGTCCATTACCTTGGATGCTGACCATGCGTGTTTGTAAGCTCGTTTACTCAGTAAAGCATCGAACACATCTGCTAGCGTTACAATTCTTGCCTCAAGTGGAATCGCTTCCCCAATGAGCGCATCTGGCAACCCTGAGCCATCAAACCGTTCATGATGGTGACGTACAATATTCTTGATGAACTGAACTTCTTCGCCACACATTGAGCTGTGGTGGGAAAGTGCAACCACGTCATCGATCATCTCTTCACCATATATCGTGTGATTGTTCATGATGTTTCTTTCTTCTTCCGAAAAACGTTCAGTACTGAATAGCACTTTGTCTGGGATTCGGTACTTACCTATGTCGTGAAATGGGGCATACAAGCGAATGCGGTGAACGAACTGATGCGTGACCTCATGGTTACACTGCGAAAGGGTACGTGCGAGCTGCTCGCTGTATTTACCCATGCGAATCAGATGCTCTTTGGTTTCAGGATCACGTGCGTGTCCCATGTTGAGAGCAATCGCTAATGAGGACTGAAAATGTCTCTGACGCTCGATGAGTTGCACAAACAGGTTCGAAATCGCTTGAGTGAGGTAGGCGATGTCGCTTTGTATTGTCTGCTTAGCAAAAAACTCAGTGCATGATGCGTTGATGAAAATGAACCCGAGGTTACTCTCTTGATAGTGGATAGGCGTGGTATAGCTACTTTGATGACCAAGTTTGAGTAGGTGGGAGATTTGCTTGGTCGGATTCATCAAAGAGAGGTCATCAACAATTCTTGTTTCTAATGATTCAGCCAAGTGACTCAAAGCGGAGTTGGGTTTGATCTCCTGTTCGATGTAGTGATGCTTGGCGTTTTGGCACAGTGAATCGGATACAAAATAATTCGATGCTTTATTTTCACTGCATAACACCACGGATAGCCGAGATAATATGGGGTAGTGTTCACGAGCTAGCCGGAAGAGATCATCGACTATGGCGACGATGTCCTTGTCTTGGGCCGCTACTCTACTGAAATGGGAGTAGTCAAACATGTGGCAAGCCAACCTTTATTTATAATTATGTTATTGTTTAATTGGGGGTTTTTACCGTTTCGATATTCAATAAAACCATAGCACTGTGTTATTGAAATGTAATACTGCGTACTGAAAAACTTTAATGT
This region of Vibrio sp. BS-M-Sm-2 genomic DNA includes:
- a CDS encoding HD-GYP domain-containing protein, which translates into the protein MACHMFDYSHFSRVAAQDKDIVAIVDDLFRLAREHYPILSRLSVVLCSENKASNYFVSDSLCQNAKHHYIEQEIKPNSALSHLAESLETRIVDDLSLMNPTKQISHLLKLGHQSSYTTPIHYQESNLGFIFINASCTEFFAKQTIQSDIAYLTQAISNLFVQLIERQRHFQSSLAIALNMGHARDPETKEHLIRMGKYSEQLARTLSQCNHEVTHQFVHRIRLYAPFHDIGKYRIPDKVLFSTERFSEEERNIMNNHTIYGEEMIDDVVALSHHSSMCGEEVQFIKNIVRHHHERFDGSGLPDALIGEAIPLEARIVTLADVFDALLSKRAYKHAWSASKVMDYIEAHTGLMFDPECVSALKHNLDDFISIREQYSDMQSPQAALA
- the zwf gene encoding glucose-6-phosphate dehydrogenase, with product MVIPENSSIVIFGASGDLTYRKLIPALYHLYASNQLPESFAILGVSRTEYSDESYREKLKKSLQEMEKTEPETLNAFIEHLHYQAINTSDVDDYARLAQRLDKLEQDYQFENHNTLFYLATPPSLYGVIPANLAAHGLNDESNGWRRLIIEKPFGYDLASAQALDEEIHHHFQEHQIYRIDHYLGKETVQNLLVLRFSNAMFEPLWNRNFIEYVEITGAEFLGVEERGGYYDGSGAVRDMFQNHLLQVLAMVGMEPPAQINADSIRDEVVKVLQCLKPLEEDDLRKDLVLGQYTASDVRGQHLLGYREEHGVADDSRTETYIGLKAHINNWRWNGVPFYVRTGKRLPTRVTEIVIHFKNTPHPVFGQDAPENKLIIRIQPDEGIQMSFGLKEPGAGFKAKEVKMNFSYSDLPETQMLTAYERLLLDALNGDATLFARTDAVEACWKYVQPILDFKQDPQALFGYACGTWGPQEADELLQRDGRAWRFPCKNLTDTDYCEL
- the pgl gene encoding 6-phosphogluconolactonase; its protein translation is MINHKIFATPELVVENLANEMKAYSEQGKPVHISLSGGSTPKMLFKLLAEAPYAEGIQWNNLHFWWGDERCVAPDDAESNYGEANALLFTQVNLPAENIHRIRGEDEPKAEAARFAKEMADVIPTENGTPVFDWILLGVGADGHTASLFPGVTDYQDENLSVLASHPESGQIRVSKTAKVLEAAKRISYLVLGAGKVEIVKEIHTTPASELPYPAAKIQSKTGETEWFLDSNAASAIA
- the gnd gene encoding decarboxylating NADP(+)-dependent phosphogluconate dehydrogenase — translated: MKGDIGVIGLAVMGQNLILNMNDHGFKVVAHNRTAAKVDEFLEGPAKGTNIVGAYSLEELVEKLETPRKVMLMVRAGDVVDTFIENLIPLLDEGDIIIDGGNTNYPDTNRRVAHCREKGIHFIGTGVSGGEEGARFGPSIMPGGAAEAWEAVKPIFQGISAKTDAGEPCCDWVGNDGAGHFVKMVHNGIEYGDMQLITEAYQFMKDGLGMSADEMQAVFADWNKTELDSYLVEITADILGYKDEDGEALVEKILDTAGQKGTGKWTGINALDLGIPLTLISESVFSRCLSALKDQRVEAEALFEKTITPVEGDKQEWVDALRQALLASKIISYAQGFMLMREASNENGWDLNYGNVALMWRGGCIIRSAFLGNIRDAYEANPDIAFLGSDEYFKNILQGSLVAWRKVAAKSLESGIPMPCTISALSFLDGYTTARLPANLLQAQRDYFGAHTYERTDRPRGEFFHTNWTGTGGDTASTTYDV